Proteins encoded together in one Balaenoptera ricei isolate mBalRic1 chromosome 2, mBalRic1.hap2, whole genome shotgun sequence window:
- the VASH1 gene encoding tubulinyl-Tyr carboxypeptidase 1 yields the protein MPGGKKVVGGGGSGAAPTAAAVPSGARRLETSEGASAQRDDEPEEEGEEDLRDGGIPFFINRGGLPVDEATWERMWKHVAKIHPDGEKVAQRIRGAMDLPKIPIPSVPTFQPSTPVPERLEAVQRYIRELQYNHTGTQFFEIKKSRPLTGLMDLAKEMTKEALPIKCLEAVILGIYLTNSMPTLERFPISFKTYFSGNYFRHIVLGVNFGGRYGALGMSRREDLMYKPPAFRTLSELVLDYEAAYSRCWHVLKKVKLGQCVSHDPHSVEQIEWKHSVLDVERLGREDFRKELERHARDMRLKIGKGTGPPSPTKDRKKDVSSPQRGQSSPHRRNSRSERRPSGEKKPSEPKAMPDLNGYQIRV from the exons ATGCCAGGGGGGAAGAAGGTGGTCGGGGGCGGCGGCAGCGGTGCTGCCCCCACTGCCGCTGCTGTCCCCTCTGGGGCCAGGCGTTTGGAGACCAGCGAAGGAGCCTCAGCCCAGAGAGATGATGAgccagaagaagaaggggaagaggacCTGCGAGATGGAGGCATCCCCTTCTTTATCAACCGGGGTGGGCTGCCTGTGGACGAGGCCACCTGGGAGAGGATGTGGAAGCATGTGGCTAAGATCCACCCTGATGGAGAGAAGGTGGCTCAGCGGATCCGTGGGGCCATGGACCTGCCCAAG ATTCCCATACCGAGTGTGCCTACGTTCCAGCCGTCTACTCCTGTCCCTGAGCGCCTGGAAGCTGTGCAGCGCTACATCAGGGAGCTGCA GTACAATCACACAGGGACGCAGTTCTTTGAAATTAAGAAGAGCAGACCTCTGACAGG gcTGATGGACCTGGCCAAGGAAATGACCAAAGAGGCTCTGCCAATCAAATGCCTGGAAGCCGTGATCCTGGGAAT TTACCTCACCAACAGCATGCCTACCCTGGAACGCTTCCCCATCAGCTTCAAGACCTACTTCTCAGGGAACTACTTCCGCCACATCGTGCTGGGGGTGAACTTCGGCGGCCGCTACGGGGCGCTGGGCATGAGCCGGCGCGAGGACCTGATGTACAAGCCGCCGGCCTTCCGCACACTCAGCGAGCTCGTGCTGGACTACGAGGCCGCCTACAGCCGCTGCTGGCACGTGTTGAAGAAGGTGAAGCTGGGCCAGTGCGTGTCCCACGACCCGCACAGCGTGGAGCAGATCGAGTGGAAGCACTCGGTCCTGGACGTGGAGAGGCTGGGCCGCGAGGACTTCCGCAAGGAGCTGGAGCGGCACGCCCGCGACATGCGGCTCAAG ATTGGCAAAGGGAccggccctccctcccccaccaaggACCGCAAGAAGGATGTGTCCTCCCCACAGCGGGGCCAGTCTAGCCCCCATCGCAGGAACAGCCGCAGTGAAAGGCG GCCTTCTGGTGAGAAGAAGCCTTCGGAGCCCAAAGCCATGCCAGACCTCAATGGGTACCAGATCCGGGTGTGA